In Clostridium ljungdahlii DSM 13528, the genomic window TACTTTTACAGCTACTTCTTGTCCTTCTTTAATTTGACTTACAATATCTAAAGGTGCATAGGCATTTACATAGAGGTTGCTGGAATTTATTATAGAAAGAAGTGTTGCACCAGGGGATACTGTATCTCCTACATTGACATTTCTTGTGTTTACTACTCCAGAAATAGGTGCTGTAATAATAGCATTGCTTAGAGCTGTCTGTGCAGTTTTTAAAGCTGCTTGAGCTTGATCTACCTGTGCTTTGTAAACATCTATAGATGATTTTGTGGGACCATTTTCTAGCATAGCGAGTTGTTCTTGGGCAGTTTTATATTGTGAATCTGCTGTAGCAAGCTGCTGATTGGCCGAATCCAATTCCTGCTGAGTTGCTGCTCCTGCATTTACTAAAGCCTGTACACGGTCGTAGTTCTTTTTTACTGTTTCGTAACTTTGAGAAGCACTGCTTACAGAAGACTGAGCTTCAGCGATTTGTTCAGGACGAGTGATGTTTTGGGCATTAGTTAAATTTGCATTTGCTGTATTTAAAGCTGCTTGGGCTTGATCAACTTGTCCTTGAAGATCTTTTGTATCTAGTTTAATAAGTACGTCGCCTTCATTTGTTTTTGAACCCAAGTCAACGGATATTTCAGAAACTTTTGCTGAAATTTTTGAAGTTATATTTGCCTGTTCATTTGTTGAAATTTTTCCTCCCATTAAAAATTGATCATTGGTATTTTGATTGATGTTTTTAATATTTTTACTTGTAGTATTTGTAGAACCGCAGCCTGTCAAAAATATTACTGTAGCCAGGCTAAATAAAATAGCTTTTTTCATATACAACCTCCTTTAATGGTTTATTCAAGCATTATTTGTATAAAAACTGTTCGTGTATTAACAGTTCTTATTATATACCCGTTTGTTTTCATTTTCAAGAATATTATTCCAAGTAATAATTTAAGTTTTATCTGATAATTGATTTTGCCATACTTAAACAAATAGGATGTTTAATTTAAAAAATACATTTTTTGATACTTGACATAAGTGTATATTTTAATTAAAATAAAGTTTAGAATTTAAGTGAAAAATACACTTTAAATTGGTCCTGTGAGGCCAGAAAGAGGTATGTTATGGGTAAGCTTTTTTATATCCTAAAAAAAATGAATAGTTTTGTATTTGAATATAGAAACTTTGGCAATAGAAAAATTATTTTTTAAAATTATTTTTCTGTTGCTTTTTTGTTTTTTAAGATGGATAAGTGTATTTTTACTTGTAAAAATGCAGGAGGTATATTATGAAAGCAAAACTTATATTGGAAAATGGAAGTATCTTTGAAGGGGAAGCTTTTGGGTATCTAAAAGATACTATAGGTGAAGTAGTATTTAATACTGGGATGACAGGGTACCAGGAGATACTCACAGATCCTTCTTATTATGGACAGATAGTAACTATGACTTATCCCCTTATAGGAAATTATGGAATTAACTTAGAAGATATGGAATCATCCAGTCCAAAAGTAAAAGGGTTCATTGTAAGAGAAGTATGTAGTTATTCCAGCAATTTTAGGTCTGAATTAGAACTCTCTGATTATCTTAGAACAAATAAAATTTTGGGACTTTCAGGGATTGATACTAGAGCACTTACAAAAATGCTTAGAACAAGTGGTACTATGAAGGGAATTATAACTATAGAGAACTTGGACTTTGCAGCTGTAAAAGATAAAATTAAATCTTTTTCCAATAAAAATGCAGTATCTGAGGTAAGTACAAAGGGAAAATATGCTATAGGTGAAGGCAAAAGAAATGTTGCTATTATGGATTTCGGAATTAAAAAAACTATGGTAAAAGCATTTGTAGATAGAGGATGTAAAGTAACTGTATTTCCTTCGAATACTAAAGCAGAAGAGGTACTTCAAATTGATCCAGATTTGATATTTTTATCAAATGGTCCGGGGGATCCAGATGATCTTACCTGTGAAATTGAAAATATAAAAAAGCTTATAGGCAAAAAACCTATTATAGGAATATGTCTTGGACATCAGCTTTTGGCATTAGCCCTAGGGGGAAGCACAGCTAAACTCAAATTTGGTCACAGAGGGTGCAACCATCCTGTAAAAGATCTTGTAAGTGGTAAAGTGCATATAACTTCTCAAAATCACGGCTATTATGTCAATAGACTGCCTGAAGATATGGAAATAACTCATGTAAGTTTAAACGATGGAACTATAGAAGGAATGAAACATAAAAGTCTTCCTATATTCTCAATACAATTTCATCCGGAAGCATGTCCGGGACCGGAAGACAATAATTATATATTTGATGAGTTTATGAAATACGCACTTTAAAATAGTTGAGAATTGTACATTGAATAGAAGGGAGATAGGTTTTTATGCCTTTAAATAAAAATATTAGAAAAGTATTGGTAATAGGATCTGGCCCTATAATTATAGGTCAGGCAGCAGAGTTTGATTATTCTGGGACTCAGGCTTGTGAATCTCTTAGGGAAGAAGGGTTAGAAGTTGTACTTATAAACAGTAATCCAGCAACTATAATGACAGATAGGGAGGTTGCTGATAAAGTTTATATAGAACCTCTTACAGTTGAATTTGTAGAAAAAGTTATAAAAAAAGAAAGACCTGACAGCCTTTTAGCAGGCATGGGTGGACAGACTGCATTAAATTTGACAGTGGAACTATATGAAAAGAAAATACTTGAAAAATATAATGTGAATATAATAGGTACCTCTATAGAAGCTATAAAAAAAGGTGAAGATAGAGAACTTTTTAGAGATACTATGAATAAAATAAATCAGCCTGTTGTGGAAAGTGAAATAATAACAGATATGGAAAGCGGTAAAAAATTTGCAAACAGAATAGGTTATCCTGTTATAGTAAGACCCGCATATACCTTAGGTGGAACAGGCGGCGGAATAGCTGAAAATGAAGAACAGCTGGAGACTATACTGGAATCGGGACTAGAACTTAGTTCCATAGGGCAGGTACTTCTTGAAAGAAGTATAAAAGGCTGGAAGGAAATCGAATATGAAGTTATGAGAGACAGCTTTGGAAACTGTATAACTGTATGTAACATGGAAAATATAGATCCTGTTGGAATTCACACAGGAGACAGTATAGTAGTAGCCCCTAGTCAGACCTTATCTGATAAGGAATATCAAATGCTTAGAACTGCATCCCTTGATATAATAAACGCAGTTGGAATAGAAGGCGGATGCAATGTCCAGCTGGCACTTAATCCAAAATCTTTTGAATATGCAGTTATAGAAATAAATCCAAGAGTAAGCCGTTCTTCAGCTTTGGCATCAAAGGCTACTGGATATCCTATTGCAAAGGTTGCAGCTAAAATAGCTCTTGGATATGGACTGGATGAAATAAAAAATGCAGTTACTAAAAAGACTTATGCTTGTTTCGAGCCATCTCTTGACTATGTAGTAGTAAAAATTCCTAAATGGCCATTTGATAAATTCCACAATGCGGATAGGGAACTTGGCACAAAAATGATGGCTACAGGTGAAATAATGGCAATAGGCAGTAACTTTCAAGCAGCATTTTTAAAAGGTATTAGATCTCTTGAAATAGGGGCCTATTCTTTAGAATATAAAAAATTTAAAGATTTCACCATGAAAGAACTTAAAGAAAGAATAGCATATCCTGATGATGAAAGAATATTTGCGATGGCAGAAATGATTAGGAGAAAATATAGAATTGAAAAACTAGCTGAGATTACAGGAATAGACATATTCTTTATAAAGAAATTCCAATGGATAATAGATGAAGAAGAAAAATTAAAGTTAAGTGACATTTCCAATATGGATAAAGAGTGGCTAACTTTGCTTAAAAGGAAAGGATTTTCAGATAAAGGCATAGCAGATATGCTCCGAGTATCTCCGGAAGAAGTATATAAGCTTAGAAATATATGGAGCATAACTCCGGCTTATAAAATGGTAGATACCTGTGGGGGAGAATTTGAAGCCCTATCACCTTATTATTATTCTACTTATGAACAATATGATGAAGTTCAGGTTTCAGATAAAAAGAAGGTTATTGTAATAGGCTCAGGACCTATAAGAATAGGTCAGGGAATAGAATTTGACTATGCTTCTGTTCACTGTATAAAGACCCTTAGAAAGTTAAATATAGAAACTATTATAGTAAATAACAATCCTGAAACTGTAAGTACAGATTTTGATATTTCAGATAAATTGTATTTTGAACCTATAACTGAAGAAGATGTACTAAGTATAATAGATAAGGAAAAACCTTATGGTGTAATACTTCAATTTGGTGGAGAAACTGCCATAAAGTTAGCAGAATTTTTAAAGGAAAAGAATATAGTTACCCTAGGTACAACAGCAGACCAAATAGATGAGGCAGAAGACAGAGAAAAATTTGATGACCTTTTGGAAAGACTAAATATAAGTAGACCTAAGGGAAAAGGTGTCTGGTCTGTAGAAGAAGGATTGGAAGAAGCAAGAAGATTAGAATTTCCTGTACTTGTAAGGCCGTCTTATGTACTTGGTGGTCAAGGAATGGAAATAACTTACGATGAGAAAGAACTTACTTACTACTTATCCATGGCTTTTAAGAAAGATAGGAAAAATCCTATATTAATAGATAAGTATTTGATGGGAAGAGAAATAGAAGTAGATGCAATTTGTGATGGAGAAGATGTGCTTATACCTGGAATTATGGAGCATCTTGAAAGGGCTGGTATACACTCTGGTGATAGTATAACTATGTATCCTAGTCAGAATATAAGTGATGAAATGAAGAAAAAAATATTGGATTATACCGAAAAGCTTGCAACTGGAATCGGAATAAAAGGTATGATTAACATTCAGTTTATAGAGTATAAAGGAAATCTGTATGTAATAGAAGTAAATCCAAGAGCTTCAAGGACAGTTCCATATATAAGCAAGGTGAGCGGTGTACCTATAGTTGATATTGCAACTAGGGTAACTCTGGGTGAAAAGCTAAAGGATATTGGGTACGGAGTTGGAATTTCAAAAGAACCAAATATAGTAGCAGTTAAGGTGCCTGTATTTTCTACACAGAAGCTTCCAAATGTTGAAGTATCACTTGGACCTGAAATGAGGTCAACTGGAGAAGTGCTGGGTGTTTCAAATACTCTTACGGGAGCACTTTATAAAGGATTTTTAGCTGCAGGAATGTTTTCTAATATGAAAAATGGAGTAATGCTTGCTACTATAGGAGATCACGACAAACAAGAATTTTTACCTATAGCTAAAGAAATTTACAAAATGGGAATAAAATTTATGGCTACTCGAAATACGGCAAAACTTTTAAGAGATAACGGAATTGATGTTAAAGAAGTTAGAAAGATGAACGAAGAAAATCCTAATATAATAGATGTCATAAAAAATGAAGAGGTGGATTTAGTTATAAATACACCAACTAAAGGGAACGATTCTAGAAGAGATGGATTTCACATAAGAAGAACAGCCGTAGAGAGAAACATTCAAGTAATAACTTCTTTAGATACATTCAGAGCTATGACCTATGTCAAATCAGAAGATGTAGATAGTGATGAATTAGATGTATTTTCAGAGTATCAATGAATCTTACTTAGTTGGAAAAGCAGATATCCCAAATCTTTGATTTGGTGATAGTCACTTTCACAGAGTGCGTGGGAGTGTTACAGTAGGCAGCCATCAGATAAGTAAAAATACAATAATGAAAGGTTTGAAATTATGAGTGATATAAAGGAACTTACAGAAAAATATTACCCAGAAATAGTTGAGCTAAGAAGATATTTTCATAAATATCCAGAGTTAAGTAAAAAAGAATTTGCTACTCAAAAGAAAATCATTGAAGTACTGGAGGGCTTAGACTTAGAAATTAGAAAAGCTGCTGGTACAGGAGTTATTGCTGAATTAAAAGGTGAAAAACCAGGTAAAATTATAGCAATTCGAGCAGATATGGATGCACTTGCTATAGAAGATGAATGTGGAAAGCCTTATCAATCTCAAAATAAGGGTGCATGTCATGCTTGCGGTCATGATGGACATATTGCTATGCTTTTGGGAGTCATAAAAGTGCTTAGTAATCTTCGTCATAAGATACAGGGAACTGTAAGATTTATATTTCAACCTAGTGAAGAAGAAGTAGCTGATGGGTCAGGAGCAGCGGCAATTATAGCTGATGATGGACTAAAAGATGTAGATGCAATTATAGGAGCACATCTATGGCAGCCTGTTAAATTTGGAACAGTAGGAATATCTGCTGGTCCTATGATGGCAGCAAGTGATGAATTTACAATAGTTATTGAAGGAAAAGCAGGGCATGCCTCTATGCCACATCAGACTATAGATTCTATATTAACGGCATCCCAAATAGTGGTGGCATTGAATACAATTGTTGGAAGAGATGTAGACCCAATGAAGCAAGCTGTTGTATCCGTTGGAGTATTTAACTCAGGGCGTGTTTACAATTCCATAGCAGGAAGAGCTGAACTAAAGGGAACAATAAGGTCTCTTGATGAAAATGTGCGAGAAAAAGTATTTGGCCATATAAAAAAGATAGTAGAAGATGTGTGTGATATGGCAGGTGCGAAATGTGAAATCGAGAGAGATAGGTGCACTTATGTGCTGTCAAATGACCCTAAGGTTACTAGTATTGTTTTAGAAGCTGGTAAAGAGATGGTTGGACATAAAGCTCATGCTATAGAGCCTTTTATGAGTAGTGAGGATTTTTCGTACTATTTGCAAAAGATTCCAGGGTGCTTCATCTTTGTAGGTGTAGGTAATCCTGAAAAAGGTATTATATACCCTCAGCATCATCCTAAGTATGACATAGATGAGAGAGCCATGGCATACGGGGTAGAAGTCATGAGCAATGCTGCATTGAAATTACTTTCAAGTTAGAAAACCTATAGAATTTATAAATGAAAAATCAACTTATACTTCGGATATTTTTTACAACCTTCAGCTCGTTAAGTATTTTGATAAGGCTAAGAAAAAAATTCAAAAAAATACTGAGGAATTTTGAAAACTCGTACCTCAAACAATTCAAAAGTCCTAGATTTTTTAAGAATTTTTTTCTAAGACTTATATACAAAATATTTAAAAGAGCTTCATTATTGTAAAAATATGCCTGCGTATAAGTTGATTTTTAAGTTATAGAATCTGGATAGGTTTTCTAAGTTAAATTTGTCAGCATATGAATTGGTATAAATGAACTTTTCATATATAAACTCCATAGAGTTTTTCTACATGTACGTTCATTTTTATGAATAATATTATATGAGATATTATAATTGAAATTTTAACTTATACATAAATATACTAACAAAATTGAAATTACATTTAAAAACTTTTATAAAAATAAGTCTTAGCTTGGTATTTTAGAAAATCTTAGGTACTTAGATGTGTTTGAGGTACGAGTTTATCTAAGTACCTTTAGGTTTTCAAAATACCAAGCTTTAGACTTATTAAAAGTTTTTAGTGTAATGAAATTTGTTAGTATATGGCTGTTCTAAGTAAACTTTCTACTTAGAAACTCTATATTTTAACTCACCGGAAATATAACTTTAAAAGTAGATCCTTTACCTACAGTACTTGATACATCTATAGTTCCATTATGTTCTTCCACTATGCACTTTGCAATGGAAAGTCCAAGTCCAAAATTACCCTGTCTATTTGATCTAGATTTATCAACTTTGTAAAATCTCTCAAAGATTTTATTTAGATGCTCTGGAGCTATACCCTCCCCTGTGTCAGACACTGTTATTTCAATTTTATTTTTTATTTTTCCTAAAGTTACTTTGATGGAGCCACCTTCAGGGGTATGTTTTATTGCATTGTCAACTAAGATAGTTATAAGTTGGTTGATCCTTCCCTCATTCCCTAAAAAAATTATATCCGGATGAATATCTGATAAAATGGCTATTTTATGTTTTGTGGCAACTGGTTCAAGAGGAACTACAGATTTAGTTACAGCACTGCTTATATCAAAGGAAGAAGTATCAAATCCGTTTTTATGAGAATCTGATCTAGCAAGAAATAGAAGATCTTCTATGAGTTTAGTCATTCGTGTAGTTTCAATCTTAATATTTTTAAGCCATTTATCCTGGCTTTCTACGGTTTCATCTTTATTGTCTAGTACTATATCTAAATTAGTGGTTATAACTGCAAGGGGAGTTCGAAGTTCATGGGATGCATCTGCAGTAAAAGCTTTTTGTTTTTTCCAGGCATTTATAATAGGTTTTAGAGATATGTTGGCAAGGAATAAGCTTATTATAAATACAAAAACGAGACTTATTATGTAAATTGTTACAGATATAGTAATCAATCGACGCAGTACTTCATCGTCGAAGGCTTTATCTTGAAAAACCACAATAAGTCCATAGCTTTTAGGAACTTTAATATATCTCAAAATATAATTTCCATATGTTGAAGTGCCGTTTAGTTTGTCTTTCTTTAATATTTTTTCTAATAGTTCTTTATAGTCTTTTTCAGACAATGGGGAATTAGGGGATATTTCCTCAATTTGATTTTTAAAATTTATTTTTATAAAAAAGCTTTCAGAAGCAGTCATGTTTTTGTCATGAGGCCCGGAAGGTGGAATATTTTCCATTTCAGCTGTTTTACTCATACGCATATAGGCAGAATGTTCAAAACTTGTGTTCATAAGTATATATATGCCTGAAAATATGGTTATTAATACCAAGCTTGTAAGTATTAAATTGATTAGAATAAGTTGTATTTTTAATTTACGAAACATAATTTAAACCTCTTTCAAGCAGTAGCCTATACCTCTTATAGTTTCAATGACTACATTACATTTTAATTCTCTTAATTTTTTCCTCAAGTATGAAAAGTACACTTCAATGTTGTTATTCATTTCTATGTCAGAATCAAGGCCCCATACTCTATCTAGAATTTGATCTTTAGTTAGTACTTGATTTTTATTGCGGGCTAAAAGCTCTAGAAGCTGGGATTCTTTTGTAGTTAGTTTAGTTTTGTTACCATTGCATTCAATTTCTCCCCTCAGTGGATTGAAAGTTAGAGAGGACAGCTTAATGCTTCCATGTTGGATAAAATCTGTATGCCTTCTGCTGAGAGCTCTTATTCTAGCTAGCAGTTCCTCCTTAGAGAATGGCTTTACAAGATAGTCATCTGCTCCATTGTCAAGTCCTTCTACTCTATTTTCAATTGAGTCCATAGCAGTAAGCATAAGCACTGGGGTTTCAATACCTTTTTTTCTTATAAATTTTAAAATATCAAGTCCGTTTTTTTCTGGAAGCATTCTGTCAAGTATTATCAAATCATATATTTCGGATTCAGCCATTTCCTGTCCAGTAATTCCATCATAAGCTGCATCTACAGCGTAATTATTTTTCTTTAAAATATAAACTAGAGCATCTGAAAGCATAACTTCGTCTTCAACTAAAAGTAATCTCATAATAAAATTCCCTCCTTATCTCTAAATATTATACTATAAAGCTATATGATTTTAACTATAAAATATAATTAACAAACTTTTCTCCATTTATTGTTATAATTTTAAGTTTGTTTTAAGGTTGAAACCTCAAAATAATAATTAAGCTAGATCGATAAAGTTTCTAAGGTATTTGAAAGAAAATAACAAGTCAAAAATGCGACGGATATTTTTTATAATACTGACTGGTTATTTCTTTAAAAATGCCTAACATTAAATTGAGGTGAATAACATGAATGAAAATGTAATGTATTCTATAGTAGTACCACTGTATAATGAGGAGCTAGTAATAGATGAAAGCTATAGAAGACTTAAAAAAGTTATGGACTCTACTTTAGAGAATTATGAAATTATATTTATAAATGACGGAAGTAGCGATAAGACTAGGGAAAAGACGGAAAAGATATGTAGTGAGGATGAAAATATAAGACTTATTAATTTTTCGAGAAATTTTGGTCATCAATGTGCTATAACTGCAGGAATGGAAAACTCCATAGGGCAGGCTGTAGTTGTAATAGATGCAGATCTTCAAGACCCTCCAGAGGTTATTTTAGATATGATTAATAAGTGGAAGGAAGGCTATGATGTCGTCTATGGAAAAAGAGCTAAGAGGGAAGGAGAATCGTTTTTTAAGAGATTTACAGCAAGGTCATTTTATAGATTATTAAAGAGTATGACTAGCATTGATATTCCTGTAGACACCGGAGATTTTAGACTTATAGATAGAAAAGTGTGCAATGCATTGAATTCACTACCGGAAAAAAATAGATATGTGAGGGGACTTGTAAGTTGGGTTGGGTACAAACAAACCTTTGTAGAATTTGTAAGGCATGAAAGATTTGCGGGGGATAGCAAGTATCCGCTTAAAAAAATGATGAAACTGGCTTTTGATGGTATAACATCATTTTCTTATAAGCCGCTTATGCTTGCTGGATATTTAGGAGGACTATCACTTTTTATTGGAATTGTTTCAATCATAGTTGAGTTTACAAAATGTATATTACAAAAAACCAGCATAGTAAATTTTGGACTCATAATATCAATTGATTTGATAATGTTTGGGATAATATTAAGTTGCATGGGTATAATAGGCCAGTACATTGGAAGAATTTTCGACGAAAGTAAAGGAAGACCTAATTATGTTATTGAAAATATAGTAAATAAGGCATTTGAAAGAAAATAACAAGTCAAAGATGCGACGGATATTTTTTATCAGACAGGGAGGTAGGTTTCGCAGATAGTGAATCCTATCTAAGGGTTCTGCCGACGCAGTATGATAAAAAATAGGCTAGCATACTGACTGGTTATTTCTTTGAAAATGCCTAATAGAAAGGAGTAGATAAGTATGGATCAATTAATTAAAACTATGGATTTTATTTTCAATGGTAAACTAAAACTACTAAGTCGTTTTTCTGCCACTGGTGTCATAAATACAATAATAGATTTTGCTGTATTCACCCTTTGTCAAAGTGTATTTGGACTCCATTATACTATAAGCCAGGTTATAGGCTATAGTTTTGGAGTTATAAATAGCTTCATATTCAATAAAAAGTGGACTTTTGAATATAAAAGTTCTGGAAAAAAGGTGATTCGAGAGGTATCACAATTTGCAATAGTAAATCTTATTTCACTTATTTCAACACTTGTGTTTATGAAATTTTTAATAAATGATTTTAATCTAAACGTGTATTTATCAAAAATAATTGTAACACTCATAGCTCAGGTAATAAATTTTTTATTATATAAAATATGGGTATTCAATTAAGGAGGAAAACTTATGAAAAAATTAAAATTTACAAAAGAAAGATTTGCACTATGTATAATTCTGGTCATATCTGCAATATTAAATTTTGCAAATTTAACTATAGAAGGATATGGAAATTCATATTATGCTGCAGGTGTAAAGAGTATGCTCATGAATTTTAAAAATTTCTTTTTCGTATCATTTGATCCCGCGGGATTTGTATCCATTGATAAGCCACCTTTAGGTTTTTGGATACAGACTATATCAGCAAAAATATTTGGATTTAGTGGATGGAGTATATTATTTCCCGAGGCTCTTGCCGGAGTAATTTCAGTTGGAATCTTATATTATATAGTAAAGAGATCTTTTGGAGAGATAGCAGGACTTATATCAGCTCTATGTCTTTCAATAACGCCAGTTTTTGTAGCAACCAGCAGGAATAATACTATAGACAATCTATTAATTGTGACATTACTTTTTGCCTGCTTATTTTTATCCAAAGCTGCTGAAAAAGGCAAGCTTAAATATTTAATAATAAGTTTGGTTCTTGTAGGATTAGGGTTTAATATAAAAATGCTTCAGGCATATATGATAGCTCCTGCTCTATATATAACTTATTTGATTTCTTCAGCTGTACCTGTAAAACAGAGGATAAAACATTTGATTATAAGTACACTTATTCTTGGAGTAATATCTTTATCGTGGGCAGTAGCAGTGGACTTGGTTCCATCGCAAAACAGACCTTTTGTAGGGAGTAGTACAAATAACACCGTTACTGAACTTATATTTGGACATAATGGATTGGAAAGGCTCAGCAGTACTAATGGTGGTATAGGTGGAGCACCATCAGGAAAGGTAGGAAATTTTCAATTTAAAGAATTTAGAAGTAATTTTAGCAAAAATCAGGCAAATTTACAAAGTGGAAACAATAATGCTCCTAGTGCAATGACACCTCCACAAAATTCAAAAAATTCTGTTCAAAGTCCACAAGGAGGCCCAGGAGGTCAGAATACACAAGGTAATTTCAAAAATCAAGGTGGAGGACCTGGTGGTGGCGGACCTGGTGGACCAAATGGACTTTCAGGAAGCTTTGGAGGACAGACAACGGCAGGTATTACTAGATTATTTTCTAAAAATGTTTTGTCAGACCAGATAGTTTGGTTTTTACCTCTAGCTATATTTGGACTTGCTGCATCTGTAATAGTAGAAAAACTTAAGTTCCCATTTGATAATAAGAAAAAATTGGGGTTAACATTATGGACATTATGGTTGGTACCTGAATTCATATATTTCAGCTACACAAAGGGATTGTTCCATCCATATTATTTAAGTATGCTGGCCCCTCCAATTGCAGCCTTATGTGGAATAGGACTTACTTCCATGTGGAAGCTATATAAGGAAGGCGGCATAAAATCATGGATAATGCCTGCAGCATTTATTGTAGAAGGATTGGTACATCTTTTAATGTTATCCTATTTTATTACTACTATATCCACTACTATAAAATCTATAATTATAGCAGCTATAATATTGTGTTTTGCATCTGCCGCACTGCTTATAATATATAGAATAGTCAAGAGAGGAAATTTGGATCAGGGCAATAATGGAAGCTTTGCCGAGATATTTACAACACTTGCCCTTGTAGGAATTTTGGTAACACCTGCTGTCGGTTCTGCTGCTGCTATAACTCACAGCTTAAGTTCTTTGCCTGCTGCAGGATTAGAGCTCCTGTCAAGCGGTGAATCAGGGAATTTCATGATGATGGGCGGACAAAATAGTAGTAGGAATT contains:
- a CDS encoding glycosyltransferase family 2 protein — encoded protein: MNENVMYSIVVPLYNEELVIDESYRRLKKVMDSTLENYEIIFINDGSSDKTREKTEKICSEDENIRLINFSRNFGHQCAITAGMENSIGQAVVVIDADLQDPPEVILDMINKWKEGYDVVYGKRAKREGESFFKRFTARSFYRLLKSMTSIDIPVDTGDFRLIDRKVCNALNSLPEKNRYVRGLVSWVGYKQTFVEFVRHERFAGDSKYPLKKMMKLAFDGITSFSYKPLMLAGYLGGLSLFIGIVSIIVEFTKCILQKTSIVNFGLIISIDLIMFGIILSCMGIIGQYIGRIFDESKGRPNYVIENIVNKAFERK
- a CDS encoding GtrA family protein, which produces MDQLIKTMDFIFNGKLKLLSRFSATGVINTIIDFAVFTLCQSVFGLHYTISQVIGYSFGVINSFIFNKKWTFEYKSSGKKVIREVSQFAIVNLISLISTLVFMKFLINDFNLNVYLSKIIVTLIAQVINFLLYKIWVFN
- a CDS encoding glycosyltransferase family 39 protein; the protein is MKKLKFTKERFALCIILVISAILNFANLTIEGYGNSYYAAGVKSMLMNFKNFFFVSFDPAGFVSIDKPPLGFWIQTISAKIFGFSGWSILFPEALAGVISVGILYYIVKRSFGEIAGLISALCLSITPVFVATSRNNTIDNLLIVTLLFACLFLSKAAEKGKLKYLIISLVLVGLGFNIKMLQAYMIAPALYITYLISSAVPVKQRIKHLIISTLILGVISLSWAVAVDLVPSQNRPFVGSSTNNTVTELIFGHNGLERLSSTNGGIGGAPSGKVGNFQFKEFRSNFSKNQANLQSGNNNAPSAMTPPQNSKNSVQSPQGGPGGQNTQGNFKNQGGGPGGGGPGGPNGLSGSFGGQTTAGITRLFSKNVLSDQIVWFLPLAIFGLAASVIVEKLKFPFDNKKKLGLTLWTLWLVPEFIYFSYTKGLFHPYYLSMLAPPIAALCGIGLTSMWKLYKEGGIKSWIMPAAFIVEGLVHLLMLSYFITTISTTIKSIIIAAIILCFASAALLIIYRIVKRGNLDQGNNGSFAEIFTTLALVGILVTPAVGSAAAITHSLSSLPAAGLELLSSGESGNFMMMGGQNSSRNSKLIKFLESHTSNEKYALVVSGSASAEDIIIESGKSVMALGGFSGSDKILSLSEFKQMVKKGEVRYVLTGGMGGRDSQDIMNWIQRNGKAVSTAEWKDTTNSQAQKGQSSTNNTDNSKMDSNSKRNSNLRFQPMGGMNNETLYDLKGTVK